The following are from one region of the Primulina eburnea isolate SZY01 chromosome 17, ASM2296580v1, whole genome shotgun sequence genome:
- the LOC140817731 gene encoding subtilisin-like protease SBT1.8 produces the protein MAFKPVIWFSAVAVVLQACILLASSKKTYIVHMKHYQKPASYATHSEWYADHFQSLTSGDPDSLLYVYESAYHGFAAVLSPEEAKFLSQSDSVLGVFEDEIYTLHTTRTPEFLGLGDDSVTWAGHNLHELNQASKDVVIGVLDTGVWPESKSFSDETMSDVPARWRGECEAAADFDPKIHCNKKLIGARFFSKGYDMSAGEKESPSPRDNDGHGTHTASTAAGSQVDNSSLLGYARGNARGMATHARLATYKVCWKSGCLGSDILAAMDRAILDGVNVLSLSLGGGSATYFRDTIAIGAFAAMEKGILVSCSAGNSGPAKASLANVAPWIMTVGAGTIDRDFPAFATFGNGQKYTGVSLYSGRGMGHSLVELVYDKGSNGSSNLCLPGSLDSSTVRGKVVLCDRGISARVEKGSVVRDAGGIGMILANTAANGEELVADSHLLPAMAVGRKVGDMMRQYVQTERNPRAVLSFGGTVVDVKPSPVVAAFSSRGPNMVTPEILKPDVIGPGVNILAGWSQAVGPTGLEKDKRKTMFNIMSGTSMSCPHISGLAALLKAAHPDWSPSAIKSSLMTTAYTLDNSNSPLRDAADYSLSTPWAYGAGHVDPQKALSPGLVYDATPEDYISFLCSLDYSVSMVQIFAKRPNVTCARKFRDPGQLNYPSFSVLFRKSRVVRYTRELTNVGAAGSVYTVSVDAPSMVSVTVKPSTLVFPNVGDKKRYTVTFVSQKGAHLLARSAFGSISWSNSQHLVKSPVAFSWTRL, from the exons ATGGCGTTTAAGCCTGTAATTTGGTTCTCCGCCGTTGCCGTTGTTCTTCAAGCATGCATCCTTTTAGCTTCCTCCAAGAAAACCTACATTGTCCACATGAAGCACTACCAAAAGCCCGCATCGTATGCCACGCACAGTGAATGGTATGCTGACCATTTCCAGTCGCTCACTTCCGGCGACCCAGATTCGCTTCTGTACGTCTACGAGTCCGCTTATCACGGTTTCGCAGCCGTGCTTTCGCCGGAGGAGGCGAAGTTCCTCAGCCAGTCGGATTCGGTTCTTGGAGTTTTTGAAGACGAAATTTACACTCTTCACACCACGCGTACTCCGGAATTTCTGGGTTTGGGAGATGATTCCGTCACGTGGGCTGGGCACAACCTGCATGAACTGAATCAGGCCTCGAAAGATGTTGTTATCGGGGTTCTCGATACCGGGGTGTGGCCGGAATCCAAGTCTTTCAGCGACGAAACAATGTCTGATGTGCCGGCGAGGTGGCGCGGTGAGTGCGAGGCGGCGGCTGATTTTGATCCTAAAATCCACTGTAACAAGAAGTTAATTGGTGCTCGGTTCTTCTCCAAAGGATACGACATGTCAGCCGGGGAGAAGGAATCTCCGTCCCCACGCGATAACGATGGCCATGGTACACATACAGCGAGCACTGCAGCCGGGTCTCAGGTGGACAACTCTAGCCTCTTGGGTTATGCCAGAGGAAACGCCCGCGGGATGGCGACTCATGCCCGATTGGCGACCTACAAAGTGTGTTGGAAATCGGGTTGTCTTGGTTCCGACATACTTGCTGCAATGGACCGTGCTATCCTCGATGGGGTTAATGTGCTGTCTCTGTCTCTGGGCGGCGGATCTGCAACGTACTTCCGCGACACCATTGCTATTGGTGCCTTCGCAGCCATGGAGAAAGGTATTTTAGTCTCATGCTCGGCAGGAAACAGCGGTCCTGCAAAAGCTTCTCTTGCAAATGTTGCGCCGTGGATCATGACTGTCGGAGCTGGCACAATTGACAGGGATTTCCCAGCTTTTGCCACATTTGGCAATGGACAGAAATATACAGGGGTGTCATTGTACAGTGGAAGAGGAATGGGGCATAGTTTAGTGGAATTGGTCTACGATAAAGGCAGCAATGGCTCCAGCAATTTGTGCTTGCCTGGTTCTCTGGACTCATCAACGGTGCGTGGAAAGGTGGTGCTTTGCGACAGAGGGATCAGCGCTCGGGTGGAGAAGGGTTCAGTAGTGAGAGACGCAGGTGGGATAGGAATGATACTGGCGAACACAGCGGCGAATGGGGAGGAGCTTGTGGCGGACAGCCACTTGTTACCCGCGATGGCGGTGGGGAGGAAAGTGGGCGACATGATGAGGCAGTACGTGCAGACGGAGAGGAATCCGAGGGCGGTGTTAAGCTTCGGAGGGACGGTGGTGGACGTGAAGCCGTCGCCGGTGGTGGCGGCGTTCAGCTCGAGAGGGCCCAACATGGTGACTCCGGAGATCCTGAAGCCAGATGTGATCGGGCCTGGCGTGAATATCTTGGCAGGTTGGTCTCAGGCCGTGGGGCCCACGGGGCTTGAGAAGGACAAGAGGAAGACCATGTTCAACATCATGTCTG GTACATCCATGTCTTGCCCCCACATAAGTGGACTAGCTGCATTATTGAAAGCAGCGCATCCCGACTGGAGCCCGAGTGCCATCAAATCCTCTCTGATGACAACGGCCTACACGCTCGACAACAGCAACTCTCCTCTGCGCGATGCTGCCGACTACTCGCTTTCAACTCCGTGGGCATATGGAGCTGGTCATGTTGATCCCCAGAAGGCCCTATCTCCAGGGCTCGTGTACGATGCCACACCAGAAGATTACATATCATTCCTCTGTTCCTTGGATTACTCTGTTTCGATGGTGCAGATATTTGCAAAGCGTCCAAACGTCACTTGTGCCAGGAAATTTCGCGACCCTGGCCAGCTCAACTATCCCTCATTCTCGGTGTTGTTTAGGAAGTCGAGGGTAGTTCGATACACCCGGGAACTGACCAATGTGGGAGCTGCAGGTTCTGTTTACACAGTTTCTGTGGATGCACCCTCTATGGTTTCAGTTACTGTGAAACCATCGACTCTCGTTTTTCCAAATGTTGGTGATAAGAAACGGTACACAGTGACATTTGTGTCGCAGAAGGGCGCACACCTGCTGGCTCGAAGTGCATTTGGGTCCATTTCTTGGAGCAACTCGCAGCATCTAGTGAAGAGCCCGGTTGCTTTCTCTTGGACGCGATTATGA
- the LOC140818419 gene encoding uncharacterized protein, translating into MEGSRGNGSVSALPPPRPKSPPEYPDLYGKRRELAKIQILEREIGFLEEELKSADGFQQASRSCKEVAEFVTSNADPLIPTSRTKEIRRPRGFGKWLCGVSCFNVSGICTTDPEIPPCSKFPCSGGLCVSCRVPEFACGSCSNAGRLSIPKFPSCMTCSCSSIKCTYPKCVEVNFCSCYKNCCWPSYFCH; encoded by the exons ATGGAGGGTTCAAGGGGCAACGGTTCGGTGTCGGCACTCCCGCCACCGAGGCCGAAGTCGCCGCCGGAGTATCCGGATTTGTATGGGAAGCGGCGGGAGTTGGCCAAGATTCAGATACTGGAGAGGGAAATTGGCTTTCTTGAG GAAGAGTTGAAGTCTGCCGATGGGTTTCAACAAGCTTCAAGATCCTGTAAAGA GGTTGCGGAATTCGTCACATCAAATGCAGATCCTCTGATTCCTAC AAGCAGAACCAAGGAAATTCGCAGGCCTCGTGGCTTCGGGAAATGGCTCTG CGGAGTATCTTGTTTCAATGTGTCCGGGATCTGCACAACCGATCCGGAGATACCACCATGCAGCAAGTTTCCTTGCAGCGGCGGCCTATGTGTGAGCTGCCGAGTGCCTGAATTTGCTTGTGGCTCCTGCTCGAACGCAGGACGCCTTAGTATTCCCAAATTTCCTTCATGTATGACTTGCTCTTGCTCCAGTATTAAGTGTACGTATCCCAAGTGTGTCGAGGTAAACTTTTGTTCTTGCTACAAAAACTGCTGCTGGCCTAGCTACTTTTGCCATTAA